From Thiomicrospira sp. XS5, one genomic window encodes:
- the rpoC gene encoding DNA-directed RNA polymerase subunit beta', giving the protein MKDLLGFLKKQNVSNEFDTIKVTLASPEKIRSWSYGEVKKPETINYRTFKPERDGLFCAKIFGPIRDYECLCGKYKRLKHRGVICEKCGVEVTQSKVRRERMGHIDLATSVAHIWFLKSLPSRIGLMLDMTLKEIEAVLYFEAFMVVDPGLTPLEPWQLLSEEEYLDAMDEYGDEFEAQMGAEAIKKMLQSIDLDAEATRLREEMDATSSETKQKKISKRLKLIDSFIQSGNKPEWMILDVLPVLPPELRPLVPLDGGRFATSDLNDLYRRVINRNNRLKRLLDLMAPDIIVRNEKRMLQESVDSMLDNGRRGRAVTGTNKRQLKSLADMIKGKQGRFRQNLLGKRVDYSGRSVIVVGPSLRLHQCGLPKKMALELFKPFIFSKLQKRGLATTIKAAKKMVEQGLPEVWDVLDEVIREHPVLLNRAPTLHRLGIQAFEPVLIEGKAINLHPLVCSAFNADFDGDQMAVHVPLSLEAQLEARTLMMSTNNLLSPANGDPIIVPSQDVVLGLYYITRESVNAIGEGKAFSNWMEVQRAMEAGAVHVHTKIKLKVEETVIDDVGVESVKKGLVDTTAGRALLLSILPKGLSFDLLNLNLTKKNISKALNTCYRLLGPKETVIFADQLMYAGFKWSTLAGLSFCSDDMLIPDDKAPIIERADEQVAEIQKQFAQGLVTEGERYNKVVDIWSHTNELVTKSMMDELQFETVKDSEGKDVQQTSFNSVYMMADSGARGSVAQMRQLGGMRGLMAKPDGSIIETPITANFREGLNVLQYFISTHGARKGLADTALKTANSGYLTRRLVDVAQDVVVTEADCGTDAGITMAPHVEGGEVVEELKERILGRVVAEDVLALDGEVIVSNGTLLDERLVKLIDESGVDSVKVRSPITCETKFGICQKCYGRDLARGHMVNLGEAVGVMAAQSIGEPGTQLTMRTFHIGGTASASTAQSQVEVKHEGKVKFDNLKTIQNSENQVVVTSRSGEISILDSMGREKERYKIPYGSVLNVQDGTDATSGKVLATWDAHTHPVITEAEGEIQFGNFEGAVEEHTDELTGLTTHVVKSAKERSSATKEARPYIQLVDAAGEVVPFPGTQTPAIYYLPENSIVVVNQADKVGAGDILARIPQESSKTKDITGGLPRVADLFEARIPKEPAIMAEVSGVVGFGKETKGKQRLVITQDSGEQHETLIPKWRSVDVFEGERVEKGDVIVDGNPNPHDILRLLGVEELTKYIVDEVQDVYRLQGVRINDKHIETVVRQMLRKVEIKASGDTGLIKGEQAEFARVLELNEGAMTEGNVEASFQRVLLGITKASLATESFISAASFQETTRVLTEAAVSGKEDKLVGLKENVIVGRLIPAGTGFAYHQARREANEKTQRELTAFMDAQDDETVQPEMVEEDSSVIETSE; this is encoded by the coding sequence ATGAAAGATTTGTTAGGATTCCTGAAAAAACAAAATGTATCGAATGAGTTCGATACGATTAAAGTTACACTTGCTTCACCGGAAAAGATTCGTTCTTGGTCTTATGGCGAAGTCAAAAAACCGGAAACGATTAACTACCGTACGTTCAAGCCGGAAAGAGACGGGCTTTTCTGTGCCAAAATTTTCGGGCCAATTCGTGATTACGAATGCTTGTGTGGTAAATATAAGCGCCTGAAGCATCGCGGTGTTATTTGTGAAAAATGTGGTGTTGAAGTCACGCAGTCTAAGGTGCGCCGTGAGCGTATGGGGCACATTGACCTAGCCACGTCTGTTGCTCATATCTGGTTCTTGAAGTCTTTGCCATCCCGCATCGGTTTGATGTTGGACATGACATTGAAAGAAATTGAAGCGGTTCTATACTTTGAGGCGTTCATGGTTGTGGATCCTGGCTTGACGCCATTGGAACCATGGCAGTTGTTGAGCGAAGAAGAATATCTGGATGCCATGGATGAGTATGGCGATGAGTTCGAAGCGCAAATGGGTGCGGAAGCGATTAAGAAAATGCTTCAGTCCATCGATTTGGATGCCGAAGCGACTCGCCTGCGTGAAGAAATGGATGCGACCAGCTCTGAAACCAAGCAGAAAAAGATTTCGAAACGTTTGAAATTGATCGATTCATTCATTCAATCTGGTAACAAGCCAGAATGGATGATTCTGGACGTGCTGCCTGTGTTGCCACCAGAGTTAAGACCGTTGGTGCCTTTGGACGGTGGACGTTTTGCGACTTCCGATTTGAACGATTTATATCGTCGTGTCATTAACCGTAACAATCGTTTGAAGCGTTTGCTGGACTTGATGGCACCGGACATTATCGTTCGTAACGAGAAGCGTATGCTTCAAGAGTCGGTTGATTCGATGTTGGATAATGGTCGTCGCGGTCGTGCGGTAACCGGTACGAATAAACGCCAGTTGAAGTCCTTGGCTGACATGATCAAAGGGAAGCAAGGTCGTTTCCGTCAAAACTTGCTTGGTAAGCGTGTGGATTACTCGGGCCGTTCCGTTATCGTGGTCGGGCCGTCACTACGTTTGCACCAGTGTGGTCTGCCGAAAAAAATGGCGTTGGAATTGTTTAAGCCATTTATTTTCAGCAAATTGCAAAAACGTGGGTTGGCAACCACCATCAAAGCGGCTAAGAAAATGGTCGAGCAAGGTTTGCCGGAAGTATGGGATGTCTTGGATGAAGTGATTCGTGAACACCCGGTTCTTTTGAACCGTGCTCCGACATTGCACCGATTGGGGATTCAGGCGTTTGAACCGGTCCTAATCGAAGGTAAAGCGATCAACTTGCACCCATTGGTATGTTCGGCCTTTAACGCCGACTTCGATGGTGACCAAATGGCTGTACACGTACCGCTATCGTTGGAAGCGCAGTTGGAAGCGCGTACATTGATGATGTCCACAAACAACCTTTTGTCACCGGCAAATGGTGACCCGATCATCGTACCGTCTCAGGACGTTGTTTTGGGGCTTTATTACATCACGCGTGAAAGTGTGAATGCGATCGGTGAAGGTAAGGCGTTTTCAAACTGGATGGAAGTGCAGCGCGCCATGGAAGCAGGTGCGGTTCATGTCCACACGAAGATCAAGTTGAAAGTTGAAGAGACGGTAATTGATGATGTAGGTGTTGAGTCCGTCAAAAAAGGTTTGGTCGACACGACAGCGGGTCGAGCATTATTGTTGAGTATCCTGCCTAAGGGCCTAAGTTTTGATTTGCTGAACTTGAACTTGACTAAGAAGAACATCTCTAAGGCATTGAATACATGCTACCGTTTGTTAGGGCCAAAAGAGACGGTTATCTTTGCGGATCAGTTGATGTACGCTGGTTTCAAGTGGTCGACGTTGGCTGGCTTGTCTTTCTGTTCCGACGATATGTTGATTCCGGATGATAAAGCGCCAATCATTGAACGCGCTGATGAACAAGTTGCAGAGATTCAAAAGCAATTTGCGCAAGGCCTGGTTACAGAAGGTGAGCGTTATAACAAAGTTGTTGATATTTGGTCGCACACCAATGAGTTGGTCACCAAGTCGATGATGGACGAGTTGCAATTTGAAACGGTCAAGGATTCGGAAGGTAAGGACGTTCAGCAAACCTCCTTTAACTCGGTCTATATGATGGCCGATTCCGGGGCGCGTGGTTCCGTTGCGCAGATGCGTCAGTTGGGTGGTATGCGTGGTTTGATGGCGAAGCCGGATGGCTCAATCATTGAAACGCCTATCACGGCCAACTTCCGTGAAGGTTTGAACGTTTTGCAGTACTTTATCTCGACCCACGGTGCGCGTAAAGGTTTGGCAGATACGGCTTTGAAAACAGCTAACTCCGGTTATCTGACACGTCGATTGGTCGATGTTGCGCAAGACGTTGTGGTAACTGAAGCCGATTGTGGTACAGATGCTGGCATCACGATGGCACCGCATGTTGAAGGTGGCGAAGTCGTTGAAGAGTTGAAAGAACGTATTCTAGGGCGCGTTGTCGCTGAAGATGTACTGGCTCTGGATGGCGAAGTGATTGTGTCCAACGGAACATTGTTGGATGAGCGTTTGGTGAAATTGATTGATGAATCCGGTGTGGATTCTGTCAAAGTGCGTTCGCCAATTACGTGTGAAACCAAATTTGGTATCTGTCAAAAATGTTATGGACGTGATCTGGCCAGAGGCCATATGGTGAACTTGGGTGAAGCTGTCGGTGTTATGGCGGCACAATCCATCGGTGAACCGGGGACTCAGCTGACCATGCGTACTTTCCACATTGGTGGTACGGCGTCTGCTTCAACGGCACAAAGCCAAGTTGAAGTGAAGCACGAAGGTAAGGTCAAGTTTGACAACCTGAAAACCATTCAAAACTCAGAGAACCAAGTGGTTGTAACGTCACGTTCCGGTGAAATCTCCATTTTGGACTCGATGGGGCGTGAAAAAGAGCGCTACAAAATTCCTTACGGTTCTGTCTTGAATGTTCAGGATGGTACGGACGCAACTTCCGGTAAGGTGTTGGCAACTTGGGATGCGCATACGCACCCAGTTATTACTGAAGCGGAAGGTGAAATTCAGTTTGGTAACTTTGAAGGCGCGGTTGAAGAGCATACCGACGAATTGACCGGCTTAACGACGCATGTTGTTAAAAGTGCAAAAGAACGGTCTTCTGCGACGAAAGAAGCCAGACCGTATATTCAGTTGGTGGATGCCGCGGGTGAAGTGGTTCCGTTCCCAGGTACTCAAACCCCGGCGATTTACTATTTGCCAGAAAACTCAATCGTTGTGGTGAACCAGGCTGACAAAGTTGGTGCAGGTGATATCTTGGCGAGAATTCCACAAGAGTCCTCCAAAACAAAAGATATTACCGGTGGTCTACCTCGAGTGGCAGACTTGTTCGAAGCGCGTATTCCAAAAGAGCCCGCTATTATGGCGGAAGTTTCCGGCGTAGTTGGCTTTGGTAAAGAAACCAAAGGTAAACAGCGTTTGGTCATTACGCAAGACAGTGGTGAGCAACACGAAACGCTGATTCCGAAGTGGCGTAGCGTTGACGTGTTCGAAGGCGAGCGCGTTGAGAAAGGGGATGTTATTGTAGACGGTAACCCGAATCCGCATGATATCCTTCGCTTACTGGGCGTTGAAGAATTGACGAAATACATCGTTGATGAAGTACAAGATGTTTATCGTCTGCAAGGCGTTCGCATCAATGATAAGCACATTGAAACAGTCGTTCGCCAGATGTTGCGTAAAGTTGAAATCAAGGCATCCGGCGATACGGGCTTGATCAAAGGAGAACAGGCTGAATTTGCAAGAGTGCTTGAGTTGAATGAAGGTGCCATGACGGAAGGTAATGTTGAGGCAAGTTTCCAGAGAGTGCTTTTGGGTATTACTAAAGCGTCTTTGGCAACTGAGTCCTTTATCTC